The Bubalus kerabau isolate K-KA32 ecotype Philippines breed swamp buffalo chromosome X, PCC_UOA_SB_1v2, whole genome shotgun sequence genome has a segment encoding these proteins:
- the ZFX gene encoding LOW QUALITY PROTEIN: zinc finger X-chromosomal protein (The sequence of the model RefSeq protein was modified relative to this genomic sequence to represent the inferred CDS: inserted 1 base in 1 codon; deleted 1 base in 1 codon): MDEDGLELQPQEPNSFFDTTGADATHMDGDQIVVEVQETVFVSDVVDSDITVHNFVPDDPDSVVIQDVIEDVVIEDVQCPDIMEEADVSETVIIPEQVLDSDVTEEVSLAHCTVPDDVLASDITSASMSMPEHVLTSESIHVSDIGHVEHVVHDSVVEAEIVTDPLTADVVSEEVLVADCASEAVIDANGIPVDQQEDDKGNCEDYLMISLDDAGKIEHDGSSGMTMDAESEIDPCKVDGTCPEVIKVYIFKADPGEDDLGGTVDIVESEPENDHGVELLDQNNSIRVPREKMVYMTVNDSQQEDEDLNVAEIADEVYMEVIVGEEDALPLQQPLPPMXQQMDDNEIKTFMPIAWAAAYGNNSDGIENRNGTASALLHIDESAGLGRLAKQKPKKRRRPDSRQYQTAIIIGPDGHPLTVYPCMICGKKFKSRGFLKRHMKNHPEHLTKKKYRCTDCDYTTNKKISLHNHLESHKLTSKAEKAIECDECGKHFSHAGALFTHKMVHKEKGANKMHKCKFCEYETAEQGLLNRHLLAVHSKNFPHICVECGKGFRHPSELKKHMRIHTGEKPYQCQYCEYRSADSSNLKTHVKTKHSKEMPFKCDICLLTFSDTKEVQQHALIHQESKTHQCLHCDHKSSNSSDLKRHIISVHTKDYPHKCDMCDKGFHRPSELKKHVAAHKGKKMHQCRHCDFKIADPFVLSRHILSVHTKDLPFRCKRCRKGFRQQNELKKHMKTHSGRKVYQCEYCEYSTTDASGFKRHVISIHTKDYPHRCEYCKKGFRRPSEKNQHIMRHHKEVGLP; this comes from the exons ATGGATGAAGATGGACTTGAATTACAACCACAAGAACCAAACTCATTTTTTGATACAACAG gagcTGATGCCACACACATGGATGGTGATCAAATTGTTGTGGAAGTACAAGAAACTGTTTTTGTTTCAGATGTTGTGGATTCAGACATAACTGTGCATAACTTTGTTCCCGATGACCCAGACTCAGTTGTAATCCAAGATGTTATCGAGGACGTTGTTATAGAAGATGTTCAGTGTCCAGATATCATGGAAGAAGCAGATGTATCTGAAACAGTCATCATTCCTGAGCAAGTGCTGGACTCAGATGTAACAGAAGAAGTGTCTTTAGCACATTGCACAGTCCCAGATGACGTCTTAGCTTCTGATATTACTTCAGCCTCAATGTCTATGCCAGAACACGTCTTGACGAGTGAGTCCATACACGTGTCTGACATTGGACACGTTGAACACGTTGTTCATGATAGCGTAGTAGAGGCAGAAATCGTCACTGATCCTCTGACAGCCGATGTAGTGTCAGAAGAAGTATTGGTAGCAGATTGTGCCTCAGAAGCAGTCATAGATGCCAACGGGATCCCTGTGGACCAGCAGGAGGATGACAAAGGCAACTGTGAGGACTACCTTATGATTTCCC TGGATGATGCTGGCAAAATAGAACACGATGGTTCCTCTGGAATGACCATGGATGCAGAGTCAGAGATCGATCCTTGTAAAGTAGATGGCACTTGCCCTGAAGTTATCAAGGTGTACATTTTTAAAGCTGACCCTGGAGAGGATGACTTAG GTGGGACTGTAGACATTGTGGAGAGTGAGCCTGAGAATGATCATGGAGTTGAACTACTTGATCAGAATAACAGTATTCGTGTGCCAAGAGAAAAGATGGTTTATATGACTGTCAACGACTCTCAGCAAGAAGATGAAGATTTAA ATGTTGCTGAAATTGCAGATGAAGTTTATATGGAAGTGATTGTAGGAGAGGAGGATGCT CTGCCGCTGCAGCAGCCGCTGCCGCCCA AGCAGCAGATGGATGACAACGAAATCAAAACCTTCATGCCAATAGCATGGGCAGCAGCTTACG GTAATAATTCTGATGGAATTGAAAACCGGAATGGCACTGCAAGTGCCCTCTTGCACATAGATGAGTCTGCTGGGCTTGGCAGACTGGCtaaacaaaaaccaaagaaaaggagaagaccTGATTCCAGGCAGTACCAAACAG caATAATTATTGGCCCTGATGGACATCCCTTGACTGTCTATCCTTGCATGATTTGTGGGAAAAAGTTTAAGTCGAGAGGTTTTttgaaaaggcacatgaaaaaccATCCTGAACACCTTACCAAGAAGAAGTACCGCTGTACTGACTGTGATTACACTACCAACAAGAAGATAAGTTTACACAACCACCTGGAGAGCCACAAGCTTACCAGCAAGGCGGAGAAGGCCATTGAATGCGATGAGTGCGGAAAGCATTTCTCTCATGCTGGGGCTTTGTTTACTCATAAAATGGTGCATAAGGAAAAAGGAGCTAACAAAATGCATAAATGTAAATTCTGTGAATACGAGACAGCTGAACAAGGGTTACTGAATCGCCACCTTTTGGCGGTCCATAGCAAGAACTTTCCTCATATATGCGTGGAGTGTGGTAAAGGTTTTCGTCATCCATCAGAGCTCAAAAAGCACATGCGAATCCATACTGGCGAGAAGCCGTACCAATGCCAGTACTGCGAATATAGGTCTGCAGACTCTTCTAACTTGAAAACGCATGTAAAAACTAAGCATAGTAAAGAGATGCCATTCAAGTGTGACATTTGTCTTCTGACTTTCTCAGATACCAAAGAGGTCCAGCAACATGCTCTTATCCACCAAGAAAGCAAAACACACCAGTGTTTGCATTGTGACCACAAGAGTTCGAACTCAAGCGATTTGAAACGACACATAATTTCAGTTCACACAAAGGACTATCCCCATAAGTGTGACATGTGTGATAAAGGCTTTCATAGGCCTTCAGAACTCAAGAAACATGTGGCTGCCCACAAGGGTAAAAAAATGCACCAGTGTAGACATTGTGACTTTAAGATTGCAGATCCGTTTGTTCTAAGTCGCCATATTCTCTCAGTTCACACAAAAGATCTTCCGTTTAGGTGTAAGAGATGTAGAAAGGGATTTAGGCAACAGAATGAGCTTAAAAAGCATATGAAGACACACAGTGGCAGGAAAGTGTATCAGTGTGAGTACTGTGAGTATAGCACTACAGATGCCTCAGGCTTTAAACGGCACGTTATTTCCATTCATACAAAAGACTACCCTCACCGTTGTGAGTACTGCAAGAAAGGGTTCCGAAGACCTTCCGAAAAGAACCAGCACATAATGCGACATCATAAAGAAGTTGGCCTGCCCTAA